A stretch of the Agelaius phoeniceus isolate bAgePho1 chromosome 1, bAgePho1.hap1, whole genome shotgun sequence genome encodes the following:
- the BASP1 gene encoding brain acid soluble protein 1, which translates to MGGKLSKKKKGYSVNDEKAKDKDKKAEGAATEEEETPKEAEDAQKTTETTEVKENNKEEKGEKDTQVTANKTEEKEGEKEKAVTQEETQKTEPEKSEAVVDAKVEPQKNTEQAPKQEEPTAASAPAASSEAPKPSEPSTDAKASQPSEATAPSKADDKSKEEGEAKKTEAPATPAAQETKSEVAPASDSKPSSNEAAPSSKEPAATAAPSSTAKASDPAAPPEEAKPSEVPATNSDQTIAVQD; encoded by the coding sequence ATGGGAGGCAAACTgagcaagaagaagaagggaTACAGTGTCAATGATGAAAAAGCTAAAGACAAAGACAAGAAGGCTGAAGGAGCAGCAACTGAGGAAGAGGAGACTCCAAAGGAGGCTGAGGATGCCCAGAAAACCACAGAGACCACAGAAGTGAAGGAGAACAacaaggaggagaagggagaaaaggaTACTCAGGTCACTGCCAATAAGacggaagaaaaagaaggggagaaggagaaagCAGTGACCCAGGAAGAAACCCAGAAAACAGAACCTGAGAAGTCAGAGGCCGTTGTGGATGCGAAAGTAGAGCCACAGAAGAACACCGAGCAGGCACCCAAGCAAGAGGAGCCgactgctgcctctgctcctgctgccagtaGCGAAGCGCCCAAACCCTCTGAGCCTAGCACCGATGCAAAAGCTTCCCAGCCTTCAGAAGCCACAGCTCCCAGTAAAGCAGATGACAAGAGCaaagaggaaggggaagccaaaaAGACTGAGGCTCCCGCAACGCCTGCAGCCCAAGAAACTAAAAGTGAAGTGGCCCCAGCTTCAGACTCAAAACCTAGCAGCAACGAGGCTGCGCCCTCTTCCAAGGAGCCCGCGGCAACAGCAGCACCTAGTTCCACTGCTAAGGCCTCggaccctgcagcccctccagagGAAGCGAAACCTTCTGAAGTTCCAGCCACTAATTCGGATCAAACCATAGCAGTGCAAGATTAA